The proteins below are encoded in one region of Mus caroli chromosome 10, CAROLI_EIJ_v1.1, whole genome shotgun sequence:
- the Lims1 gene encoding LIM and senescent cell antigen-like-containing domain protein 1 isoform X7, producing the protein MAFPGRARPCTIPENEEIPQTALNSVLEANGNEDERAVSNLQRRHSDVKVYKEFCDFYAKFNMANALASATCERCKGGFAPAEKIVNSNGELYHEQCFVCAQCFQQFPEGLFYEEGWD; encoded by the exons ATGGCCTTCCCAGGACGGGCACGCCCGTGCACTATCCCAGAGAATGAAGAAATCCCCCAGACAGCCCTTAACAGTGTCCTCGAAGCTAATGGGAATGAAGACGAGAGGGCTGTGTCAAACCTGCAGCGCAGGCACAGTGACGTAAAGGTCTACAAGGAATTCTGTGATTTTTATGCGAAATT CAACATGGCCAATGCCTTGGCCAGTGCCACGTGTGAGCGCTGCAAGGGAGGCTTTGCACCTGCTGAAAAGATCGTGAACAGTAATGGTGAGCTGTACCATGAACAGTGCTTCGTATGTGCTCAGTGCTTCCAGCAGTTCCCAGAAGGACTCTTTTATGAG